Proteins encoded in a region of the Zea mays cultivar B73 chromosome 2, Zm-B73-REFERENCE-NAM-5.0, whole genome shotgun sequence genome:
- the LOC103647557 gene encoding pathogenesis-related thaumatin-like protein 3.5 produces MGEPRARRLCLLALVLVQWHHVSVAMTFTISNYCPHPIWPGTLAGAGTSQLSTTGFKLEPGQTAQLAAPAGWSGRIWARTGCVFDAEGAGVCQTGDCGGRVECRGSGATPPATLFEVTLGQGGGQLDFYDVSLVDGYNLPVVAIPRARQGACNATGCMADLNRSCPTELQVDCGGGAIACRSACEAFGQDRYCCSGAYGTPDACHPTVYSSIFKSACPRAYSYAYDDSTSTFTCKALDYTIAFCLPTSGIKKSDAMFLGAQMDGQSTGDGSAGAPPIYSNNGGYKPPIYNYGGGGSRWPATTTSSASSKRCMQPWLLLVLVSFSLKALG; encoded by the exons ATGGGAGAACCGAGAGCTCGCCGGCTGTGCCTGCTTGCTCTGGTGCTCGTGCAGTGGCACCACGTCTCGGTGGCCATGACGTTCACTATCTCCAACTACTGCCCCCACCCGATATGGCCGGGGACGCTCGCCGGGGCCGGCACGTCGCAGCTTTCCACGACGGGGTTCAAGCTGGAGCCTGGGCAGACGGCccagctcgcggcgccggcggggTGGTCGGGGCGGATATGGGCGCGGACAGGGTGCGTGTTCGACGCGGAAGGCGCGGGCGTGTGCCAGACGGGCGACTGCGGCGGGCGGGTGGAGTGCCGCGGGTCCGGCGCCACGCCGCCGGCCACGCTGTTCGAGGTCACCCTGGGGCAGGGCGGCGGCCAGCTGGACTTCTACGACGTGAGCCTCGTCGACGGCTACAACCTCCCGGTCGTCGCGATCCCGCGGGCGCGCCAGGGCGCGTGCAACGCCACCGGATGCATGGCCGACCTGAACCGCT CGTGCCCGACGGAGCTGCAGGTGGACTGCGGCGGCGGCGCCATCGCTTGCCGGAGCGCGTGCGAGGCGTTCGGGCAGGACAGGTACTGCTGCAGCGGCGCGTACGGGACGCCGGACGCGTGCCACCCGAcggtgtactcgtccatcttcaagTCGGCTTGCCCGCGCGCGTACAGCTACGCCTACGACGACAGCACCAGCACCTTCACCTGCAAGGCCTTGGACTACACCATCGCCTTCTGCCTCCCGACCTCCGG GATAAAGAAGTCGGATGCGATGTTTCTCGGAGCTCAGATGGATGGCCAGAGCACCGGCGATGGCAGTGCCGGTGCGCCGCCGATTTACAGCAACAATGGCGGTTACAAACCGCCGATCTACAACTACGGCGGCGGAGGTTCTCGTTGGCCGGCGACGACAACCTCGTCCGCGAGCAGCAAAAGATGCATGCAGCCGTGGCTCTTGCTAGTGCTCGTCTCCTTTTCTCTGAAGGCGCTCGGCTGA